A window of the Candidatus Deferrimicrobium sp. genome harbors these coding sequences:
- a CDS encoding DHA2 family efflux MFS transporter permease subunit — protein MNREGVRFGNAVGAIGTSKWIVAITVMLPTLIEIIDTSVANVALDHIRGSLSSGIDESAWVLTSYLVSNAVVIPMTGWLARTFGRKRYLTFSVLLFTFASLLCGSSTSLGMLVFFRVLQGIGGGALQPLSQAILLETFPPREHGMAMAIFGIGAMFGPIAGPLMGGYITDTLSWRWIFYVNIPIGLFAVFMVSMFIHDPSYMKRHGGEKVDVWGIALLTVWVGALQIVVDKGQREDWFHSDFILVLSAVAVLALLLFVIVELFVAEHPVVDLRAFKNISFSTGNVVMFIAFFNLLGSIVLLPLYAQLLLGYTATLAGLVLSPGGIATLIVMPLVGRFIGRHDPKYPLFLGIAVCAFSTWTMSNFSLTADFNALLWPRIYLGIGMGLLFIPLTTLTLSSIPKPQMGNATSIYNLLRNLGGSIGVSFSATMFSHRAQVHQSRMVEHMTSLDEGLRAAVAKGQVLLPSRGVPEAIAGNTALGRIYGELVRQATMMGFNDAFYVLSVMMACVLPLMFLLRRPAHQTAP, from the coding sequence ATGAACAGGGAGGGCGTCCGATTCGGCAACGCGGTCGGCGCGATCGGCACGAGCAAGTGGATCGTCGCGATCACGGTGATGCTGCCGACGCTGATCGAGATCATCGACACGAGCGTCGCCAACGTCGCCCTCGACCACATCCGCGGGTCCCTTTCGTCCGGGATCGACGAGTCGGCGTGGGTGCTCACGTCCTACCTCGTCTCCAACGCCGTCGTCATCCCGATGACGGGATGGCTCGCCCGCACCTTCGGGCGAAAGCGCTACCTGACCTTCTCCGTCCTCCTGTTCACCTTCGCCTCCCTGCTGTGCGGCTCCTCCACGAGCCTCGGGATGCTCGTCTTCTTCCGCGTCCTGCAGGGAATCGGCGGGGGGGCGCTCCAGCCGCTCTCCCAGGCGATCCTGCTCGAGACCTTCCCGCCCCGGGAGCACGGGATGGCGATGGCCATCTTCGGGATCGGCGCCATGTTCGGCCCGATCGCCGGACCCCTGATGGGCGGGTACATCACGGACACCCTCTCGTGGCGGTGGATCTTCTACGTCAATATCCCGATCGGGCTGTTCGCCGTCTTCATGGTTTCGATGTTCATCCACGACCCGTCTTACATGAAAAGGCACGGTGGAGAGAAGGTGGACGTCTGGGGCATCGCCCTGCTCACCGTCTGGGTGGGAGCGCTTCAGATCGTGGTGGACAAGGGACAGCGGGAGGACTGGTTCCACTCCGACTTCATCCTCGTCCTGTCGGCCGTCGCGGTGCTCGCCCTTCTCCTCTTCGTGATCGTGGAGCTGTTCGTCGCGGAGCACCCGGTCGTCGACCTGCGGGCGTTCAAAAACATCTCGTTTTCCACCGGAAACGTCGTTATGTTCATCGCCTTCTTCAACTTGCTCGGCAGCATCGTCCTCCTCCCTCTCTACGCCCAGCTGCTTCTCGGGTACACGGCGACGCTGGCGGGGCTCGTCCTTTCCCCCGGCGGAATCGCCACGCTCATCGTCATGCCGCTGGTGGGGAGATTCATCGGACGGCACGACCCGAAGTACCCGCTCTTCCTCGGAATCGCGGTGTGCGCCTTCTCCACCTGGACCATGTCGAACTTCTCACTGACCGCCGACTTCAACGCCCTGCTCTGGCCCCGGATCTACCTTGGGATCGGTATGGGGCTCCTTTTCATTCCCTTGACGACCCTTACCCTCTCCTCGATCCCGAAGCCACAGATGGGAAACGCCACCTCGATCTACAACCTGCTGCGGAACCTCGGGGGATCGATCGGCGTATCCTTCTCGGCCACCATGTTCTCCCACCGCGCGCAGGTCCACCAGAGCCGCATGGTGGAGCACATGACCTCCCTTGACGAGGGCCTTCGCGCCGCCGTCGCGAAGGGACAGGTGCTGTTGCCGTCCCGCGGCGTGCCCGAGGCGATAGCCGGGAACACGGCGTTGGGGAGGATCTACGGGGAGCTGGTCCGGCAGGCGACGATGATGGGCTTCAACGACGCCTTCTACGTCCTGTCGGTGATGATGGCGTGCGTCCTGCCGCTCATGTTCCTTCTCCGGCGGCCGGCGCACCAGACGGCCCCTTGA
- a CDS encoding HlyD family secretion protein, translating to MADAPPTPSSDSPEPRNGRKRKAIGLFLLVLAATAIAGFAYWRYRQTHVSTDDAYIDGRIHLISARVQGTVAEVRVRDNQPVKAGDPLLLIDPEPFAVRESGAASAVAAGAGDVAAARADLVAARSNVTAAIKDLEGAKAQLAQLFAAVEAARARTSLAAARSSQASRDAARMKRLFERQVVSREAFEKAQTDAEVAKAQDDVAKEELRLAEAGIPTQKALIAQREAVISQRQSVAIQREARIRQLGAQVMQRESALAEAKLLHRYTTVLAPVEGYVTRKSVEAGQVVSPGQSLLAIAALDNVWVVANFKETDIERIRPGQDVEIRVDTFKGKKFKGTVDSIMAGTGSAFALFPPENASGNYVKVVQRVPVKIVLSRGEDPGHLLRIGMSVVPTVLVR from the coding sequence ACACCCTCCTCGGACAGCCCGGAGCCCCGGAACGGACGGAAACGGAAGGCGATCGGTTTGTTTCTCCTCGTCCTCGCCGCAACGGCGATCGCCGGGTTCGCCTACTGGCGATACCGGCAGACCCACGTGAGCACCGACGACGCCTATATCGACGGGAGAATCCATCTGATCTCGGCGCGCGTCCAGGGGACGGTGGCCGAGGTCCGGGTTCGGGACAACCAGCCCGTCAAGGCGGGGGATCCCCTCCTCCTGATCGACCCGGAGCCGTTCGCCGTGCGGGAGTCCGGGGCCGCTTCCGCCGTCGCCGCCGGAGCGGGGGATGTGGCCGCCGCCCGGGCCGACCTCGTCGCCGCCCGGTCGAACGTTACGGCCGCGATCAAGGACCTGGAAGGGGCGAAGGCCCAGCTCGCGCAGCTTTTCGCCGCCGTCGAGGCGGCGCGCGCCAGGACCTCCCTGGCCGCGGCACGGAGTTCCCAGGCCTCCCGGGATGCGGCGCGGATGAAGCGGCTCTTCGAGCGGCAGGTGGTCAGCCGGGAGGCGTTCGAGAAGGCCCAGACCGATGCGGAGGTCGCAAAGGCGCAGGACGACGTGGCGAAGGAGGAGCTGCGGCTCGCGGAGGCGGGGATCCCCACCCAGAAGGCGTTGATCGCCCAGCGCGAGGCGGTCATCTCCCAGCGGCAATCCGTGGCGATCCAGCGCGAAGCCCGCATCCGGCAACTGGGGGCGCAGGTCATGCAGCGGGAGTCCGCCCTGGCGGAGGCGAAGCTGCTCCACCGCTACACCACGGTCCTCGCCCCCGTGGAGGGGTACGTCACCCGGAAGTCCGTGGAGGCGGGGCAGGTGGTATCCCCCGGCCAGTCGCTCCTGGCCATCGCGGCCCTGGACAACGTGTGGGTGGTGGCGAATTTCAAGGAAACGGATATCGAGCGGATCCGCCCGGGGCAGGATGTGGAGATCCGCGTAGACACGTTCAAGGGAAAGAAATTCAAGGGAACGGTCGACAGCATCATGGCGGGGACCGGCTCCGCCTTCGCCCTCTTTCCGCCGGAGAACGCCTCGGGGAACTACGTGAAGGTCGTGCAGCGCGTCCCGGTGAAGATCGTCCTTTCGCGAGGTGAGGATCCGGGCCACCTCCTCCGGATCGGAATGTCCGTCGTCCCCACGGTCCTCGTCCGCTAA